The DNA segment agaaaagagaggagatTGGCATTCTAATACTTTcactcatttatatatatatatatatatattctcataATTTGTACATTGCTGAAGGCACATAGATAGATCATTAGGGGAAGTTATTTAGTAATGCTTTTTCTTTACATCATTTAACAGTAGAGAAGGTAGGAGATCTGATTTCAGAAACTCTCGGTTCTGTTTGTTGTGCAGGCAGAGGAAGAGGAGAAAGATCAGTTGAAGATAAAGATAGAAACAGCCATTGCGGCTCTCAATGACCCACAAAGCCCTATGAGCATCTAATCAGAAGTAACATGAGATCATGAGACCCAAGTTCGAGTCAGTCCTCTTTAATAAAGGGTGGGGATGTTTGGTGTCACTATATATGGGTTTTCATGTCTCAATATGAAAGAAGTTCCTAATTTTCACTCTTTTGTTGGGAGGAGAAAGTCGCAGCTAGGTTTTTATTACCCATCATATGTCATAGTCCAGTTCATAGTTGTATGCAGTTACCTGAACAGCCTTCGTCTAATAAAACTtgcgattctctctctctctctctctctctctctctctctctctctctctctctctctctctcatgtaagCTGTAAGCTGTTTCACCATTCATTTCATAGCTTCAATCGActtctttaataataaaaaaataaaagacctCGACACTGTTATCGGATGAAATCTGATTTCAACTTTCAAGCACAACGAAACTGAAAATGTATTTGTTAATATGATTAGATTACCATTTAGCATAAAAAAGGCTCTTTTCCTTGATCGAGCaccattaatttaatttaaaaaacgATTTATTTCCCTTGATGGGGTTGGAGCAAATCTTTGTTTTTCCATTTCATCCAGGATCTTCTCTGCAACTTCAATGGATCAAGTGTTGTTTGGGATTTAAGCTCTTTCTCTGATTCTCTATAATGGACTCTTTCCTATAGCAAGCTACACGTCTTCAGACGAAGGAGAAAAATATGGTAGACGTGCAAGTTATCGATCGgctactgataaaaaaaaaaacaaaaaacaaaaacaaaaaacctatTGTGGAGGGTCAATCGCAAGATGCAACGACTTGTGGAGAGAGATTGCGAATACGGTGATTATAGGCAGTATGAGAGTAATTGGGGGTGATGGGTCCGTGCCGGAAATTGTGTAGAcggttgaattaaaaaaattatataaaaataattttctaaacaTAGGTGCCTTCATATTAAAAAAGTCAACATTATTATAACATTATTATCATTCCAATTCTCATCATGTTCTCATCATTctatgatatgatattaaataattagagacttatcatctaatatcacattatgagataatgagaaaattgaccatgaataaattttttttaaagcctaaacacaacttaaaaagaaaacagaagaagaagaagaagaagaaagaagaagaagaagcaaaagcCTAAACACAAGATAGTGACTCCGCTATGAGTTCTCTTTTCGAGGTACTTGAAAGTTGGGAAAGCAAGCGTGACAGAAAGAATTCTCTCACATTATTTGTAGCTACTCTACCTTGTTTTTGTGATAATTTGTTACTTGAGGAGCCATTTCTCTTTCGATACAATGTTTTCCAAGCTCGTTAGTCGTTATGACAAAATTGCTAGCGGGATCCCATACTTTGTTTTTGCCAACTTATGGTTCTAAATCAATTGGATAGGAATGGCGTGGTGCTGTTTGCTGCTGCCACGTGGGCAGGGATACAGGGAGATAAGAATGTTAATACACTGCAGAGTACCGTGGACACAGCGAAGTTTCCCCATTCCGTTCACTTCTTATACCGTATCCAGCAACAAAACTTCAGACAATATACAGACTGCCAGTTCTTTCAGAAACTATACAACGagcaataaaaatttaaattatagaacAAAAATGCCAACGCAGCTATCATATTACCAATCTTTGAGCAACTCACCAGCAACATCCCTGTAGCttaccttctttttcttcttaggCTCTGCATTGGGATCCAAGGGTTGTGTCTCACCATCAGTAATCGTATCTTTAGTCCTGGCTGCCGTCACTCCGAGACTCGGAATCATGTCCAATAACATGGCTTGAACTGGATCAGTCATAACTTCCAACTTCTCGGGCCTCTCACTGTGTTGACTACTTAGAGTTGTAGTCATTCCCACTTCAGGAACTTTGTCGTACCACTTTTGAGATCCAATATTCTTTTCAACCTCTTGCTCAGCCACCTTGCCCCTAGGTGATGATTCAAATGCTTCTACTATTTCAGTCTCTTGGATTTCTGAGCTTCCATTGCTTGCCATTTCATGAGTTCCTTCCATCATTTTGATCTCTTTCCCGTGTGTCGTTTCATCATGAGATCCAATTTCGTCTGATTCATTAACGGATATTTTAGCAGGCCCCTTTCCAATATGTGCCCGTGTTCTCCGAGCTTGGACCGTAGCTGTTTTGCCTTTTATCCTGCTTGTACCAGCAGGtcttcctcttttccttttcccgaCCCCCTCGTATGAGGCCAAAATTTTAGGTTTTGCTAAGGGAGCTTCCTCTCTTCCTTGTTTCCTTGCATCAGGAGAAGAGTGCATATTCTGTTTTTCTTCATTATCCGATCTAGAAAGAGCTCCTAAATCCAGGTCATGTTTATCATGTTTGCTGGGAAAGTAGTGACAGATCAAAACAGCTATATCAATTGGAACATCtagcaaagaagaaaaagaacataGTAGACAGCATCTGTATTGATCAATAAAAAAGGCTTTACATTACggctataaaattttaatagttAAATTTGATTATGATGTCTTGTCTCTTAATATTCCAAATACGAATGTTTAGACACTTCCAATCTTCTTCATTAAAAACTCGGTGCTTCCAAATGGAAAGTTAGAACAAATTTATACAGCAGCCAAGATGAAAATCAATGCTGCAATGAACTAGAAAGAAGTTACATGCTGGAGTGTGTTAGGGGCCATAATCTAATTGGAGTCATTGGACCAGTGTATTCAAAGTTAGATTATGCTGCAGGGCAAAACAGACTGTCTAATGTCCAAGGCCAAGGCCGACTACACGAAAAGGATGCTCAAACACTATATTTCTATCACTTACATAATGAAGTCTTACATGCCCCTATAACCTACCTTCCTTGTGATGCAGGATTTTTGCATATAAATTTGTGActgattatttaattatttattttaactttctAGAAGAACATTGTTGATTAGATCCACAATCTCCACAAGTTATCAATCTTCCAaagtaaaaagataaaatatagcAAAGTCGGGGGATTCTCCATGCTGACTATTTGGATGAGTCTGACTGCTGAACTGACAACTATTACAACTATGCAACGAGATGCCTTATTCTATAAGCTAAGGACATTGGAACTCACCACTCTACAGTGTTTGAATTGTGCACCCCAATCACCTTCAAGCTATATGTTTCTTCTGGCAATCTTTGGTCCCTCTCCAAGCAGTCTTCCAACCATTGAGATTTCACAACATGCAACACCTTGTTCCATAATAGATGCTTCTCCGACAGAGATAAACTAgcaaaaaagggaaagaagaaaCAAGGATACTCATTTTAAGCTCTTCACATATGGAGACAGCAGTtgtaatgaataaaagaaagcCCTTGGGCCTTGGGTCTTGTGAACAAGGGGTCAGTACGTCTTAGGTCAAATGTTAGTAAGTGgaggaaaaataatagatatggATAGAAAAGGCAGAacaatggaaaggaaaaaaataaaaataaaaattaacaagCATAGTAATAGTTGTGGTAGTCATGTTACTGCCAGTTAATTTAGAATGTATATTTCACGTTTAAAAAATCCGTGATTCACTTGTCCTTTCTAACTACTCCATTATAACAAAATCCATGTATTAGAATATTGTCAAGCTCAAAGACAAATCAAAAACTTAGGTTATCACAGCCTTATCTTGATAACCAAGCAGTAATGCATTCTTAAATCCACTTCTCTGATAGGAAATCAAAGAATTATCCTGAATAACTAAGTTCTCAGCAAAATGTTGCAAATCAAGCCACATCAGATAATATGGGCACACAATTGCCAATTTCATTTAACTGGTGAAATAGATGAATGCCTCAATATCTTGTCAAGTTTATTTAAGAGCAGCTAATGCCATGCCCTATGATATGATTTAGCGCATGCCGTCATCTGACTATAACAGAAGTGACTACAACCTAAATAAGTAAATATCCTTGATTGATCACAGACACCATAAACATACCCTTTTAATATGGTTCCAAAGTCCACATCAAGACCTGGAACAGAAAAGACTACCAAATGGGTAGCAAGAGCAAGACTGCTGCTGACTTTTCCACCAGCCATGGAAACCTCAAGCTTCAACCTCCTTAATGCAAGTCTCCACAGAACTTCCCAATCTGGATTCCTTCAAACAAAAAGTTCAAAACAATTGAACAACTTTTTGGGTGAACAAACTATCCAGAACACCAAGTAcataagtttattatttgagAACTAGAAAAGCATAACATGTATAGTAATTGTCGACAACTCTTACAAGGATGGTATTGACGATTGGAAGTAAACACAGCAGCCATGAAAGAGAGACCATTTCTTCTTTGGACAGTACTTCTTCTTATAGTAGTCGATAGTTTTCATATCCGCAGATCTGTTCACATTACTTAATAGCTGGAAAAAATGAAACTAcataaatcatatcatttttttcaaaatattgatCCATGTTTCTTCATGAGCACTTGTAAGAATTCCAAAGGCAAAATGGATGAACCAGAATTTCATACCAAtgcttcttctcctcttttccatattttttttattgtttccaTTCATGGTATAGCCATTTCATGCACAAAATAGTACGAACTTAAAAGTATAAAGAAATGTTCAGATATACCTGTTTGATGTCCAGAAGATCAAGATCGTGATAGTATGAGtcagaaaattcatcaatttcttcTTGTAACTTCTTCTTTGATGATtcagaaaggaaaaggaaatacctgcaagagaaaagagtaaaaaaattgTAGTACTGTAATATGTGGGTATAAGGGCCTCCATAAATAACTTCAGATTAGAAAGCATGACTAACTTTGGCTGTAAACGGAGAAGCTTCTTTTCTGAGCAGCAATCCAATACCCAAGAACAATGAATAATATCACCACGAAGTTTTGCTGCCTGATACTTAATCCCTGCCAGATTATCCTTTTCTTTATGTATTCCAACCAGTAAAAGATTTGCATTTGTAAATGCATATATGTGCGTGCTTGTGTGAGTGGTTTTGGCACAcaagcaatgctacatacagtcgtggaattacaaacgccgcgcaatcgctttgaaaaagagtggggtccacgattaaaaagttagttttttttttttttcatgtgggtccatattaattcatttttttcaaagcgactgcatgcCACTTGCATAAccacaactgcaaatatcatttctctttggcgcgcgcacacagagagagagagagagagagagagagagagagagagagagagagagagacccttGCTATCAGCTGCAACACAATGAGTAACTGATTTATTCAAATTCATCGAGAAAGTCCCTCCATTCTCAGCAACCATTTTGTGCAGAGAATCAAGAGAGAGGGTTGATGGAACATTAACAAAGTCTAGATGTCAAGGAAGATTAAAACAGCGTCAAAAAGATTAACAACTGGGCAAATGCCAACCACAATGAAAGCAGAACAGTACATTCTAATTGCAGTTAAATTGTCTCCATCATTATCAAGCTAGAAAAAAGAAGACATGCCAACCAGATACGGAACCAGAATTTGCCTAAAAGTATTTACATTTCTTCACCTTCTCTTTTCTCCCTTTTATTGGGCCAAACAAAATGTGTTTCCCAGACACTAGTATTCAAATACAATATGCAGCATGACACAGTCACAACTATATACTTATTTATGAGAGCAGATAATCACATGGCTTGTGCAAGACCAGATTTTGTGAGGGGAGGGTTGATTAAGACAACTTCAGATCCAGCTGAGACTGATTCACTTAGAAGAACTGAGTCTTCCctatcttttgttttcttagcCTCAAAGCTATATTAATAGTATATTTGCTTACCAATGTGAAGAACAGACACTCCACACTACTGACATGACATGATTTAATTTGTGagagaatttaattttaaacttctcTTGCAAATAATCTTGCCATGTTAGCCGTGTGGAGGGTATGTCCATGTCAGCTTGCAAGTAGGACTCAAAAGGCAATGTGTtggagcagagagagagagatcaccaGGAAGGTCTCAAGGAAACATGTAAAATGAAAAGACTTCTTTGGCCTTCCCCCAATCTTTGAAGGGGTTTATCAAACAAATTCAAAATGCTTCAACTTTTTCTAAACAGTTATGGCATCCATTCccctgcccccccccccccccccccccccaaaacaaaaaaaaaagtaactatacacatttttaacacatacaacataaaatttaaaaatgtaacaaaaactgtatttgttagaatatatattaaataataaaatttaaatatttccaTAAGCTTAAGATCTTGGGGATATTTAACAGTAttttatgccaaaaaaaaaaaacatcaaaggTCAGATCTTTTGTCAATCCCGTGAGGGACATGAAGTTGGTAAGTCTGAAAAATTCTCAAGAGGATACAAAACATCATATTCGAAAATATTGAGGAGCCCCCTTTAATGTCAGAAACATCAGTCTGAATCAAATGAGAAGGTACAACAGAGACattctttttccctcccttaGAGGATTTCAAGCGTTTTGGTTTACTTTCCTGGAGGCCACCATAATTTGTCCCCATTTGTGTAGTACCGTTGCTTGAATGTACGAGTTCTACAAAAGCTGAAGTCAAAGAAATATATTAGGAACTAAAATGATCGCCGAGTGAAATTGAAAACCTAGAGAAGCATTAGAACATGTGTAATCCACCTACATTGCAAATCAAGACATTCGTGCCAAGGCTTGTCATATCTGACTCGGTCAATACGCGGAAATCTCAGGCTATATGGTGCAGCAAATACCTGCAAGAATGAACAGACCAATTATATAGTGACAGGTCATAGATAAGGTATGAGGCAATTAACTTTAGTAACAAACAGCCACCTTCCAAGTACaaagttgtaataatgtttCCTGTAAactgaaagaaatattttaCAGTTTTAAGGACACACCTCAGACCTTATAGTTCGGATATCACTAGTAATGGAAAGAATTATTGATCTGAAACAAGGAAGAACAAAAGCTCGTAACTAATAAATTgatggaagaaaaaaagaaaaggaaagcatCTTTCGTTAGACGTAATATGATAATACTAACTTCTCGGGGCTGTCAATCCACACATCCGGTCTTTCTTTTGAGTTATTCGTTACTTGATAAAAAGTTGGTGGCCCATTCCTTGGGTATTCATATTTCCTGAGAAATCAgagtaaataaaacaaaatatgccCAGCAGATTGCATATCAAAACACCTAAAATCTTCTTTATGCCTATTAGCTTGTTGGCAGGCCAGCCTAGGCAGGCATATCTTGCTACTCCTAATATTTACCATAAACAGCAACCTTGAATGTCAGAATAAACTACCATCTCAATTGCACTTATCTCAGTGATCTAATAATGAAACTAAAGTTGGACCTGATCTGGCTCAAACCACTGAAAATCACTAATGAGGTTAATTTTCGGTCAAAAATCACAAGCTGAGTGATCGGAAGGCAAACAACACAACCAAAGCTGTTTTGGTTACTTTGCCACTAGTTCATGTAGCTTGTGTACATTTTAACCAACAAAGTGGATCAAACACATTTGTCTAACATCATGTTATCCAAGACGTACCTAAAATGAGGCTTCAATTTGGTCACAACAGCATCCAGCTCCTCATCAGAAAGTCCAGTACCCACTCTACAGAAAGAAATAAATCTGCAGAACAAAATCTAATTAGAACCATTCATGAAGTTACTGTACatgaacttttttaaaatatgcgGTAGGAGTTTATTAGAAAAAGGGGAAACCTCATCCACACAGAATGAGTACATGGATCTCTTAAAGAATTACAATTGAAAAGGGTTGGAAtctatcttttccttttttacaAATACCCCGTTAACG comes from the Carya illinoinensis cultivar Pawnee chromosome 8, C.illinoinensisPawnee_v1, whole genome shotgun sequence genome and includes:
- the LOC122318476 gene encoding DNA ligase 4 isoform X2, with the protein product MTDRTGTNTKFSVLCSLFTWMQRSKSSAKKRSKFRKFLDAFCDPGNYFCPIRLILPNLDRERGTYGLKESVLATCLIDALGMSRDSHDALRLFNWRKGGARSGSNAGNFSLVAAEVLQRRQGMASGGLTIQDVNDLLDRLASSENRAEKTSVLSTLINKTNAQEMKWIIMIILKDLKLGVSEKSIFHEFHPDAEDLFNVTCDLKLVCERLRSRGQRHKRQDIEVGKAVRPQLAMRVADATAAWKKLNGKEVVAECKFDGDRIQIHKNGIEIHFFSRCILDGEMLVWDTSLNRFAEFGSNQEIAKAAKDGLDSDRQLCYVAFDILYVGDTSVIHQSLKERHELLQKVVKPLKGRLEILVPNVGLGLNILRPSGEPCWSLIAHNVDDVERFFKETIENRDEGIVLKDLGSKWEPSDRSGKWLKLKPDYIRAGSDLDVLIIGGYYGSGRHGGEVAQFLVGLAERPAPNTYPRRFISFCRVGTGLSDEELDAVVTKLKPHFRKYEYPRNGPPTFYQVTNNSKERPDVWIDSPEKSIILSITSDIRTIRSEVFAAPYSLRFPRIDRVRYDKPWHECLDLQSFVELVHSSNGTTQMGTNYGGLQESKPKRLKSSKGGKKNVSVVPSHLIQTDVSDIKGGSSIFSNMMFYFVNVPSTLSLDSLHKMVAENGGTFSMNLNKSVTHCVAADSKGIKYQAAKLRGDIIHCSWVLDCCSEKKLLRLQPKYFLFLSESSKKKLQEEIDEFSDSYYHDLDLLDIKQLLSNVNRSADMKTIDYYKKKYCPKKKWSLFHGCCVYFQSSIPSLNPDWEVLWRLALRRLKLEVSMAGGKVSSSLALATHLVVFSVPGLDVDFGTILKGLSLSEKHLLWNKVLHVVKSQWLEDCLERDQRLPEETYSLKVIGVHNSNTVECKHDKHDLDLGALSRSDNEEKQNMHSSPDARKQGREEAPLAKPKILASYEGVGKRKRGRPAGTSRIKGKTATVQARRTRAHIGKGPAKISVNESDEIGSHDETTHGKEIKMMEGTHEMASNGSSEIQETEIVEAFESSPRGKVAEQEVEKNIGSQKWYDKVPEVGMTTTLSSQHSERPEKLEVMTDPVQAMLLDMIPSLGVTAARTKDTITDGETQPLDPNAEPKKKKKVSYRDVAGELLKDW
- the LOC122318476 gene encoding DNA ligase 4 isoform X1 → MTDRTGTNTKFSVLCSLFTWMQRSKSSAKKRSKFRKFLDAFCDPGNYFCPIRLILPNLDRERGTYGLKESVLATCLIDALGMSRDSHDALRLFNWRKGGARSGSNAGNFSLVAAEVLQRRQGMASGGLTIQDVNDLLDRLASSENRAEKTSVLSTLINKTNAQEMKWIIMIILKDLKLGVSEKSIFHEFHPDAEDLFNVTCDLKLVCERLRSRGQRHKRQDIEVGKAVRPQLAMRVADATAAWKKLNGKEVVAECKFDGDRIQIHKNGIEIHFFSRNFLDHSEYVHGMSDVIVQNILVDRCILDGEMLVWDTSLNRFAEFGSNQEIAKAAKDGLDSDRQLCYVAFDILYVGDTSVIHQSLKERHELLQKVVKPLKGRLEILVPNVGLGLNILRPSGEPCWSLIAHNVDDVERFFKETIENRDEGIVLKDLGSKWEPSDRSGKWLKLKPDYIRAGSDLDVLIIGGYYGSGRHGGEVAQFLVGLAERPAPNTYPRRFISFCRVGTGLSDEELDAVVTKLKPHFRKYEYPRNGPPTFYQVTNNSKERPDVWIDSPEKSIILSITSDIRTIRSEVFAAPYSLRFPRIDRVRYDKPWHECLDLQSFVELVHSSNGTTQMGTNYGGLQESKPKRLKSSKGGKKNVSVVPSHLIQTDVSDIKGGSSIFSNMMFYFVNVPSTLSLDSLHKMVAENGGTFSMNLNKSVTHCVAADSKGIKYQAAKLRGDIIHCSWVLDCCSEKKLLRLQPKYFLFLSESSKKKLQEEIDEFSDSYYHDLDLLDIKQLLSNVNRSADMKTIDYYKKKYCPKKKWSLFHGCCVYFQSSIPSLNPDWEVLWRLALRRLKLEVSMAGGKVSSSLALATHLVVFSVPGLDVDFGTILKGLSLSEKHLLWNKVLHVVKSQWLEDCLERDQRLPEETYSLKVIGVHNSNTVECKHDKHDLDLGALSRSDNEEKQNMHSSPDARKQGREEAPLAKPKILASYEGVGKRKRGRPAGTSRIKGKTATVQARRTRAHIGKGPAKISVNESDEIGSHDETTHGKEIKMMEGTHEMASNGSSEIQETEIVEAFESSPRGKVAEQEVEKNIGSQKWYDKVPEVGMTTTLSSQHSERPEKLEVMTDPVQAMLLDMIPSLGVTAARTKDTITDGETQPLDPNAEPKKKKKVSYRDVAGELLKDW